The following DNA comes from Vigna radiata var. radiata cultivar VC1973A chromosome 4, Vradiata_ver6, whole genome shotgun sequence.
TTTTCCATTGTAACTCAAATTGTAGAGCATACAGTTTATGATGCACAAGAGCTACATTTAGTTCCCTTTCAAGATTATATCTTCTGTTGTTTGTGCAGCCATTTTTCACTCTTACTGGGATGTGCCCTTCCTATTTGGATGTCTACTGGGTACAATGACCGACCTCTAGCTCCATTTGCTGGAATATTAAGTCTGGGAATTGGAGACACGATGGtaagtttgattttattttttgggggTATGTATACGCACTCCCTGAACTTCTGAGCTTTTGCAAGTAACTAGCACaaacttctaaattaaaatgttctaaaaaggtgaattattttttctattaagaaTGGGAAAGAATGACCTTGTATCATAGTGCCTATGGTCAAATGTGGTGCATACATGCAACTTTTTTGGACCACTCAACAATGTTCCGAGTAACCATAAATGCAAGAACCTGAATCAATCTGGAAATTGATTCTGTTAGTCTGATAAATTTCTGGACAAGGAAGTTACTCCTTACATTTTCAGGAGTCGTGATGATTTTTCATAATgactaattttgaattttttaatgagGAATttgaatacttaaaaaataattgtagaaAAGGTTTTCAGGTGTCTGAGGGTTGATGATTGTgtggatattatttttatttgatggaGTCATAGACTAAAGAAAagcattaaaaaatatgttttcttccTATACATTTTATTTACAGAAACAAAAAGATGCAGTTATTCTGTAAGAGGTTAATTTTCTCTGTAATTTGTTGGTTATTTCAATCCacttttatgtattaaatatgaATGTTCGTTTTGAATCTGAATCGTTACATCTTTTTTGTAAGGCCACATGTCTTCCGTATATTATACTCATTTTTGTCCTTTTTATAAGAAACAAATGGAAATGTTAAAAACTGTCATTTGCTTTTTGTAAAAAGGATTAGAGGTACTAACATACTCTCAGCTTTCATATTACGGGTCTGTTTGGACGATCTTTTCCATAAGGACttttaggagaaaaaaaaaattatgttgattTCTCTGTaagttaaaataagtttatgcATAAACCAATTTGTAGAAGTTCTCTCATAGTTTCTTCAGAattctctaaatttttattttttaattatgcataagtttattttaacttatggagaaattaatttcattatctttgtatttttttctctcctagAAGTTTTTCTGGAGAAACTCATAAACATACTTACTAGTTTATAGTAATTGATTGTGTGATTTGTTTAGGCATCAATGGTTGGTCACAAGTATGGTGTTTTGAGATGGAGTAAAACTGGCAGTAAGTATTTTcgttgttaattatttttatcagaGCCTTCCTTTCGGGATTTGAAGTGTAGCTTTCTCATTTGACAGAGAAAACAGTTGAAGGTACCGCAGCTGGTATAACTTCTGTACTAGCTGCTTGCTCGTTGCTTCTTCCACTCTTAGCATCAACTGGATATATTCTCACTCAGGTGACACTCTCTCTGTGATATTTTTGTAAGTAAATTCCTTATTAGTAAAGTTGACGACCTTTAAGTGTTCTAGAAAAAACTTGATTTTTGCTGCATAGCTGATCTCCCGGAACCTCTGTTTGAGatattttatttccttgatAACATATGAGGTATCTCAGTTCGGTACTCCCGGTCCATGTCACTCTTTGTGTAGATGAGGTGTCCCACATCATTCTTATTTCACATGGCCCTGGTACTTATAAGAGCACCAAAGCTCTCAAAGTAGTACATTTTGTTACACTGGTTGACATTTCTTGCATCAATGAGTTAGGAACATACTGGCCGGCCATTATTCACGCATATAGTCCAACTGCTGCATTTGCATAATGTCTTACGGGAGAGTACTTGCTCTCCTTTTTCCTAACTCTATTTTCTCACCACGGGCAACAACCCCACGTATAAAGGGAGGGAAAGTAATCGAAAACTAACATTATACTAGAGGGTAGTTTCGTCCTGTAGTGTCCCCATTTAATAGGGAAAAAGTACACGAAATTGTCATTTATCGGTCAGAAAGTGAAATGAATAAAGCCAAGTGAGGGAAACCTacttttctataatattattttagttattttggaCTGTTGAGTTTatctttgatgtatttttttactaaatttttgcAGCATTGGTTCTCTCTTCTTCTAGCTGTGACTGTAAGTGGTTTGTTAGAGGCCTACACAGCACAACTCGACAACGCATTTATACCACTTTTTTTCTATAGTCTTCTCTGTTTGTAGGCATGAGCAACGGCGAGGTTCTGCACATATATATTGTGTCTGGACACATTGTTTTGGCAGAGGTCAGATAACTCTTAACCAATGTAATTGTATGACAGTTTAGGGTTGTGGATACCTAGTTAGGATTGTATCTCTACAGAAATGATAGGTATACGTGTTCATTTAAAGGGTTTATACCCAACAAACAGCAAAATGTATGCAGGAGGCAGTTTCTCATTTTTTATGAAGTCGAGGGCTCATCGAGAATACTTCATTTCTTTTACATAAAGAGACTATTCTTTTTGTACGGTTATGCCTCTAATCTCCTTACATTGGCCAAAACGTTGTAACTGGATATTGTCACTGATGTTAACTTCAACATTTGAAAATAACATCCATATAAGCATAACACCTTACCTCTAAGTATCATGTGTAATCATATAAGCATAACATGTCTTGGACTATTTGAGCGTAATAATCACTGTCATTCCTCGGAAGAAATTCGTTGGACGTAAAAATCAAATGTAATTAttgcaaaattataaaattcatttgacattatttttttattacatctATCGTAGAAATATACTATACAATCATTTACgcgtaaatataaattttcttgtCTACATTATAAATCGcattattaacattattagCAATAAaccatacaaaataaataatataagtaacaaactatgttttttaaaaccaggttaataaatcataattaacattaaaatcaaGGATTTTTCTTACGAATTGTAATtaatgcttatatatatatatatatatatatatatatatatatatatatatatatatatatatatatatatatatatatgtaggtATGTTTATCATTAAGAATTTGTTTCCCTTACCAAGTTTTATATGTATcatgtaatttgttttttccaCCACTGAACTCTCTAAATGACTAACATGAAAGTTCTTAATTACTCTTTAAATACTACTGCTAATAATACTAAACAATACAAATGGATCAATTAAAAAGATTGTTCTATTACAAATGATTGCAAAATCATTATGTCTAAATATGGATTTAGGTagaatagaattaaaaaaattgaacatataaaagaataaaacataaacttattatcttatcattttgaattaaatatagtGTCATAACCTCTTATTTATACGTATTCACGATTCATTAATGTagaatttttctaataaatatttgttgaaaGAGCCAATAAAATGTAGATTGTTACAATGCGTAATCTAAAATTATAGATTTGAAGTCGTAATTAACATTGATTATTATTCATGTAAAATAACTTGTTGATGATATGGGTAGAAAGATTGTGTGGTTGTAATTACATCACATGCATGGATGGTGGTGGCAGTACGAATTCATAATTTCTGACATAGTTTGGTTAGTTCTCTTGTTCGTTATTGGGTAGTTTTCATGTTCAGGGCTTATTTTCGATGTGTTTCTACTTGCTGCagattatatatatgtgtacGTACCCATaatgtctttttcttctttaattctCCTCTTCATCACCTTTCCTATAATTTACTTCAAACAcacacaaaataacataaaatatttttgtcatttgaaGCAAAGGAGATAACTAAGAATATTAATCTACGAGAGTAGACAGCTATTAAATCTTTCTATTGCACTTTTTCATTCgcatttttaatgttttcaatatttatattggTACAGTATTGAGTCGCTTTCTCCtaataaataagaaatcatGGAAAATAGCTTTGAAAGTGACATGACTTTCACCATAGAAACTACTGTCCAAAAGGCTACATGATCTAATTTTTGAGAAAAAGTTATACCACTCGTAGAAAGAAAGCAACTGATAAGATTAATGAAACCACAACTATTCTTAAGAATATTTCTTATGCATAGTAAATCAAGtgcttatttattttgaatttactATTTCAATTCATGTTTAAAAAGCTGAATAGATTACAGTCACGATCGCctttcataatattaaaaacagaaaatgattttattataacatttttgttgaaaaaagatATAAGAACGTTGTGTTAATGGTTGTTTGAGGACATAGATTATTGCCTGATGAATGAGAAAATAGTAGGGTAGATAAGTACGTGAATGTGGGCATGCAACGTATTaaagaaaccaaaatatatcaaTGTATGTGTCTGAGGCATGTCCACCCCATATCATGCACGCATCACAATCTCTCTATAATTATTCTcacattcataattttttcttttaaacactaactaattaaataaaagaaattttattccTCCATCTATTTTCATTAATCTTTTGGCAATCGATTTTGATTCACCATTATAACTTTTGTATACTAAAgtggcatatatatatatatacacttttatgtttttgaaaactaataatgtattaaaagttgaagaagaaaataatgactATGTTTGCCGTTTTAGTAATCCTAATAGAATATTCCAAATTTTTAGGATGattttttgttaaatgtttGTGAAGGCACCACATTCTATtatgtaaaacttaaaaaaattattttagaagtgatgataatataaaaatagtaaaatttagttattttaatattaaatggtttagttataaataattttgttataaacgagttttattatttttaaaatttacgaTTTCTTTAGAAACcatttttctagagttctctactTTTTCTCTAACTGTTCTTGCTCCTAAGTCATCTGTTTGACGATCATGAGGTGTCTAGATAATCACGCCGTCAAGGTATACAAATCTAGCCGATCAATTTCAAGAATAGAGTAAGTAAGTTTCGACTCCTTTTTCCTCTCTAGTTCTTAATTTGCTTTTAGAAGAATCTTGTACTGTTGCATGTGCAATCATGCTTCTCCTAGTCATTCTTGGTTCATCTAGAGTTTTAAGGACTTTGTCTGTTTCCAATTTGGTGTCTCgtaagtttgtctaaaaattccTTGCATTTCAAGCAATCAGCAGAACATTTCTTTGAGTTGGACGGTTTATTGCaaggtaagggaaactagaCCTTGTCTTAGTTGTGTTTGTAGTATAAATTTGGTATTTCTATGATTTATAGACGTTTTagtgaaatttatttgattGGGTAAATGTTATGTTTGTTAAATTGATGTTTTGATAATATGATGTTGTGTACAATAGGTGTGATGAAACAGTGATGTTGGATACTCTTATAATTGTGTATGATAATGATGATTCATTGTTTAAAACCGAATTCAAATGATTGTTGAAAGTATTGGTTAAGTCACTTAGGTTCAAGCTAAAAGAGGGAGTTTTGGTTAGTGAAATTGAGAAATAGGTATGGAAGTGCTATAATAACTGATTTGGTACTGTCATGATGTAAATTAGGACTTGTTTGGAGGGCTAGAGGGTTGAAAACTATTAGGTAGCAAAGGGAGGGTTTGTAGTTGAagttttcaagtgtttttggtgtaaaaagagagttttgaGTAGTGAAATTTTGGAGTAATGAGTATAAACTGCTTTGGAAGGTTAGATGTCTATTATTATACCTATTTGGACTTGTTTAGGAgctaaaacaagtaaaatttgTTATGGAATTCATAGCTTcataaattgagtttttagtccattttaatggctttaatGGTTGAAAATGAGAAGTAGGACAACTGAGACAAATATGAGGTTTTAGAAAGTGTTAGCAAGTGTATTTAGACTTGTTTATGCAAGTTATAAACTTATATGAATGTTTAAAAGTGTAGAATTGAAAATGAGTAGCTTGTAGGAGTGAATTTGGGGGTTTAAAGTGTCAAATTGAGTTGTAGCAGTGTTTTTAGAGTTTTCTCAAGGTTTGGTTGGTCTTAGGAGTCTTTAGAAGTTGTGGGATAAGTGTAGGAAGTGATGGTATCTTCTGCCCGTTTCCAAGGGTGCCAGTGTTGAGCGCTAGCCCTAGGCGCTGAGCACTTCTGGGCAACACTTTACCAAGTTTGGGGAGGGAGGGGGTCAGGGTTctggatgtccgttttggacattctttaggtcgttttggaaGTTATGACCCTTCCGAAGTTGTTGGTAAGAGTTTCAAAGgtgttttccttacctaaatatgAGTATCAATATGTCATGAAGAAAttgtgttattgtgtgatttCTGATGACTTATAtgagtgtttctttttctttagtgtataatcaatagtttcatgTATTGATGTACTATGTGAATGCGAAACGATCTCAATGGTTTCAAAGGTATGgaagagagtttcaaaaaaaAACTTCTCAATAGTGatttcaaatattgtaaatatataaaaaacctTAATCTTAGAGGTTATTTTAACATTCTAATGATTGTCCATTCTAAagtagaaaaaaatgaaacatgtcatgatttctcttatttcttgtaatttcaaaatattatattatattttatatttattttttattcttatgacGTTTTTACTACTGTACAATCTTAATATAAATAAGCGCGTCATCATAAAATATACTTGAGACAAACTTTTTTTACATACACTTTCcgaaaagaatataaaattagttttttccataaattaaaattgtttacacataaataacttaaaacaaatatttttgtataaatttatatttgaataaattgtaTAAGTTCgttctaatatataaaaaataattatttaagttttggGACAAAATGTTTGAGATACATATTctaatttagtaaatttaaaaTGAGAATATTGTAGGTATTTTATAATGAGTAAATGGTCCTAGCCTTAATATTTGTAGGTAATATGTTGTTACAGAATCTAACGGTAAGATGAAAAAGTGTATCTATAGGCACAAGATTTTGGGTCCACTGGACAAAAACTTTTCCCTCTGCGTGTACCTTTAATAGGACAATACAATATAGGCGTGAAAACGGGTAATCCGACCCTTTCTCTCCATTCTATTCACGGATCCGACTCATCTAAAAACAAAACGAATCATACATTATAATGAGTGATGAGTCAGTGAATTagtctgttatttttttttttaaaatttgtttctatatctttttaaataaatatttaacatatttagttaaataaatatattttttagcttttaattgattattaatatttttaattacactAGACATTGTATatgattatgatattatttaaaaaatataaaatttaaacataactGGTAAAATttcacatacacacacacatatatatatatatatataaatttgttttgtatCTTAATCAATATATACTTCAATAAACAGTTTgttcaaaacaaatatatattttccttaaaaaattgTGACTAGTTTTTTCAAATGCTACACTTAAATCATCAAACATTCAAGATATGCTAGAAGTGAAgcttttatgaaatatataactaatatattttcttatgattttaatatcttaattttccatcattaattaattaaataatactcttaagtatataatattttatcattaataaatatGGCATATATAATAGGCTAGATCTAAAATTCCATGCCATATTCTTTGAGGATATTTATGAAATatgtcatatttttttcatcccttcttttatgagaaaaaaataaatatattgaatatcGATAATAGGACtcatatacaataaaataattataaaaaaaagaaaagagaagtgaTACATGTCCAAAGACAATATTCAAGAAAGAGATGTTTTATTAGAAAACACATTAAACAATCTATAGAGTATTTTATTTGTACATATATGAAGTAAAACTTCCTTTACTTTTTCTATTGGTATAACTAGAGTTCTTACTCAAGACACGTTTTTTCAGTGGTGGAATGTATATCTCTAAAAGAGGACTTCGTGAACAAAAagattcataaaaaataattcacgTGTTTTTGATTTGTAAGTTTAATTAGGGTTGTCTACAGTTCATGTTGCAAAgatgattaattaaatatgtaaataaggttaattttgcttttaatcCTTATTAGacatttcaataatttcatcTCATTGCTAATCACATTCATGCactcttaattatttatcaaataaaattatctttttctttagttaAATCATATTTACAGCTAAAAACTTTGTAGCCATGAGATTTAAAATTGTACCTATGTCAGTATCAGACTTTCAAATACCACGCGCAATTCTTCATCGCAGTACCAAATTTTGCCCTCCTTCTATATTTCAGTGTACCAcactaattaataatatacataaaattttatttattatatatagatgGTTATAGCTTTTAagatagaattacaaaaaatatacatatatattttaatcattgtaaatttttgttttattttccatCCCTTCAGctgtataaattattattttttatactactaatagaagtaaaaataagtttaaatattatttataaactatttgaGCTTCAACTGCTAAAATTTTGAggaattttaataatattttaaaagcaaattttaaacttaacacttttataaaataaatttgaaatgtgaagatataaatttatatgtcattattttattggtttatatttttgaaacatgaCCAATCGAACCGTCACATAAGATATtgtcaaaaattttaaaaaaaaaattgttaaagctTATGAGAAATTAGGTTTAAGTCAGGACGATGAGTGATATGACAGCTGGATGCAGATGTTGAGATTTGGCAAAAACGGTTCCTTAAGAAtgaatatggatgaatggtttGTGTCATTTCTCTGGATTCCTAGTTACATTCCATGCACATATGCCCTATACCAATACAAACTCTCATTTATGGATCAAAGGTAAAAGTCTCAGTACAAAAACAGAACTACAAATGTAACATGAGCACATGGAATTCGTACGTTAATCTGTCATATGTATGAATACAACCatctgaggaagaagaaacttAGTCAAAATTGGCCAGATGAAGAGAATCAATTGCTACTCAGCTCAATCATACGCTTGCCCAGCATTAGCAGATAGATACCCAGCAGCCTTATTAAAGACAAATATCTAAGAACTGTCCTTTGGATAATTCACAAGGTAATAAAATGttggaaatttaaatttaaacgtGAATTTCTTAGtaattatatatgtgtgtgatATTATTATCACGTTATAAAAACTTGATTAAATGTATTACAAACAAGATATATGAATAATGTATTACAAAAACAAGATATATGAATAATTAGTTTGATCTAAGTTGAACTTATTATGCGTTAGATCATTCAGTCTAAATGCAGTGTTGACTATTTTCTTATCCAAAGGTTTTTGCATTTTaaagataaagatgatgataACTGATAAGGAATTGTGATCTGGTGAGATTATTATTTTCGCCATTTCTGAAACagatgttaaaaatagaaagatatttTACAACCGTTAAGAAAAGAAGCAGAAGGAAAAGTTAAAAGTAGGCAAAAAATAGAAAGTGTTAGCATTAGGATGGAAATGGTGATAGAATTATGGAGAGAAGATGGTTAATAATTACGTATCCGACACGACCAGCGAAAAGGGACGTTGCATGGTATGAAAAGTCCTGTAACACTGCACCCACATGCGCTGTCTCCCCTTCACCCAATCTAACACTCTTCACGTTTTCTCAATCTTCATCTTCAGCTACCGTCCAAATAACCTTATCTATATATAACATGCTTCAAACACTCCAACAACATCAAGCATCAAGTTATTACATTGTTAACAACCAACAAACACTTGTAAACATGGCCAAGCTCAGTGTAAGAAGCAGCAAGAGAATTGTCAAGTTCAAATTCGTGGAGAAGCTCCAGAAGAGACTCTTACCAGGGAGAAGCAAAGAAGCTTCTGTTTCAAACTCAACTTATGTTCCAGAGGACGTGAAGGAAGGACACTTCGCTGTGATTGCTGAGGGTGGAGAAGAACACAAGAGGTTTGTGCTGCCACTCACTTGTTTATCCAACCCTAAGTTTTTGAAGCTGTTGGAGCAAGCAGAAGAAGAGTATGGCTTTGATCATGAAGGTGCTGTCACCATTCCTTGCAGGCCCAGTGATCTTGAGAGGATACTGGCTCACCAATGGCATCATCAACCAACTCAAACTTCTTCTCCTTACAGAAAATCCATcgttttttaaccaaattttatcaTTCTAAAATGAAGCTGGAATCTTTGGTTAACTTTCTTTCCTGCACCTCTGGTCAAATTCATTTGACTGTCTAATTAATTCTTCCATCAAGAGCTAATAATAAAATCTTCCGGCTCCAGATTACTCGCACAATGATACTTTGTTCATCTTCaattttttgattaatttaacttttgttttaagGATAAACACCTATCTTATTACTGCTTTATTTCACTCACGACCTTATGCAGTTAGGACATTGGTACAAGTCCTTCAAACATAAATGGACATTGGTACAAAACGACACAGTGTGTATTTGTTTCTCCATTGTCCAAAGGTGACTTAGTCAAATTCTTAAACTCGTGTTCAAGGggttttgaaaagtaaaaaaacaaaagaaaaacaaacttgTCCTTCAAACGTGTAAACTTCATTGCTTTGTTCACGGCCAAATAAACACACCAtgattgtaataataataatatgatgatTAGGAAGACAAGAActataattcaaaacaagatATGACGTGTGAAATTTgtaaattatgaacaaaacatgcTATGATAATCTGAAACTGCTGGGTTTTCTGATAAAATATCTTCAACGTGTCTGTGCTCCAACCAGCTAAGATGAACTTTTTGGCCAGTCTACTCCCACCAAGATAGAAGGTGTTATTATAATTAGGGACATTTACTTACAATGAAATTATGGCTGCGACCAATGATGCTGCTGCTTGTCGAATGACTTTAATGCTATGCAATGAAATTTTTTTGGCATTTATATTCATGTATAAAGTTGCAATTTGGGATGGTAGCAGCTGTCAATGTACTATGAATAATGCAAAATGCTCAAATTAGTACTATGCTTTGTGCATCATAATTACAAACTCAGACTAGCACTCAAGTTCAGGCAGggcatgaaaaataaatatcatgaaTGAACACACCATGCCTATTTCGTTTCTTACCTAAGACATGTACAAAATTTAGTTGTATCTATAAATTACTTTACAAATTTCTTCTAAATCCTTTTTCTATTTACTAATCACCCTCGAATGcaagaataatatataatagtctCTATTTACTAATCCGGTTTTACTATGTAGGTttgaatagtttttttaatatttataaatatattcatcgaaaacatataataattattgttttgcTTAAATAACATGTATGTACAAAAGTCCTCTTATTGATTTacgattttatattaaatatgataaaaaaaattcagatgTGTGACGAAAGCATAACtgaattataaatatgttttgtacAG
Coding sequences within:
- the LOC106758290 gene encoding auxin-responsive protein SAUR36-like, which codes for MERRWLIITYPTRPAKRDVAWYEKSCNTAPTCAVSPSPNLTLFTFSQSSSSATVQITLSIYNMLQTLQQHQASSYYIVNNQQTLVNMAKLSVRSSKRIVKFKFVEKLQKRLLPGRSKEASVSNSTYVPEDVKEGHFAVIAEGGEEHKRFVLPLTCLSNPKFLKLLEQAEEEYGFDHEGAVTIPCRPSDLERILAHQWHHQPTQTSSPYRKSIVF